Proteins from a single region of Pyrus communis chromosome 6, drPyrComm1.1, whole genome shotgun sequence:
- the LOC137735874 gene encoding peptide methionine sulfoxide reductase B5-like codes for MAAPTPAPPGSVQKTEEEWRAVLSPEQFRILREKGTEAKFTGEYDKVFEEGVYKCAGCGTPLYKSTTKFDSGCGWPAFYEGLPGAINRSPDPDGRRTEITCAACGGHLGHVFKGEGHKVPTDERHCVNSVSIKLVPETSA; via the exons ATGGCTGCGCCTACACCTGCACCGCCAGGTTCAGTTCAGAAAACTGAGGAAGAATGGCGGGCTGTTCTCTCCCCGGAACAGTTCAGGATTCTGCGCGAGAAAGGAACTGA GGCAAAATTCACTGGGGAATATGACAAGGTTTTTGAAGAAGGGGTTTACAAATGTGCTGGTTGTGGAACACCGCTTTATAAGTCAACTACCAAGTTTGATTCCGGATGCGGTTGGCCTGCATTCTACGAGGGTCTGCCTGGTGCCATAAACCGATCG CCTGACCCAGATGGGAGGAGAACTGAGATCACATGTGCAGCTTGCGGCGGTCACTTGGGGCATGTTTTTAAAGGGGAAGGGCACAAGGTGCCGACAGATGAACGCCACTGTGTCAACAGCGTTTCCATCAAGCTTGTTCCTGAAACGTCTGCATGA